Proteins encoded in a region of the Paenibacillus pedocola genome:
- a CDS encoding methyl-accepting chemotaxis protein, whose product MIAFIRKRLIARILIVMTAVILCIAAGNIAIQWVNTGAAVKGTISSYNMNIASHYVSQIDVGRYSEFLADPQETDLYWSLRNELDQFRESIGARFVYFVRIDEAGQPLLMIDGRPEGDSLASPINESTDMPADAVKAVLAGENASSPLIKNPEYGDYISAFVPMKDAQGTMVGVLGIDTDVAVLSTLTREVLLQSLPLYGMILTVSIAALAIMGWFVTRSLRPLRTITESAGAMAEGDLAQAARILHASPVKSQDEIGTAYQAMIQMSGDLNARVKGMVSHVSAASDYLYSTSETFTRNADDVLQISETVNGKIADIYAGASTQTEGAQSSAIAMEEMAQGISRISASSAFVSESSVNALDLVNSSQAAMTEMNRQMKSIAESTGQTLDITVLLQGYAAEIEGALAAIRQFADQTKLLALNASIEAARAGEHGRGFTVVAGEVRKLAEGSAASVERVADLLIHIGTASSNIGSQMSDASREVAEGVRMSSAAEEALLHVSNAFREVAEQIMEVSATAEQLSAGSEEVAATVGSMATIAGDVSEQTRQIRELTDLQLEKVKEVYEASMVISANTGDMREAIRQVKV is encoded by the coding sequence ATGATCGCTTTTATCCGTAAAAGACTTATTGCCCGTATTCTCATTGTGATGACAGCGGTCATTCTGTGCATCGCAGCCGGAAACATCGCCATTCAATGGGTGAATACCGGTGCTGCAGTAAAAGGAACCATCAGCAGCTACAACATGAACATTGCCAGTCATTATGTCTCTCAGATCGATGTCGGACGCTACAGCGAATTTCTGGCTGATCCGCAGGAGACTGACCTGTACTGGTCACTCCGGAATGAACTGGATCAGTTTCGTGAATCTATCGGTGCCCGTTTTGTATATTTTGTCCGGATTGATGAAGCAGGTCAACCGCTGCTGATGATCGACGGCAGGCCGGAAGGAGATTCGTTAGCCTCACCGATCAATGAGAGTACGGATATGCCCGCTGATGCAGTAAAGGCCGTATTGGCAGGTGAGAATGCAAGCTCCCCGCTGATCAAGAATCCTGAATACGGTGATTACATCTCGGCGTTTGTCCCGATGAAGGACGCACAAGGTACGATGGTCGGGGTATTGGGAATTGATACAGATGTCGCTGTCCTCAGTACTTTGACCCGGGAAGTGCTGCTCCAAAGCCTTCCACTCTACGGGATGATCCTTACTGTTTCTATAGCTGCACTGGCAATCATGGGCTGGTTTGTCACACGGTCCCTGCGACCGCTGCGGACCATTACAGAAAGCGCAGGAGCTATGGCTGAAGGTGATCTGGCTCAGGCTGCCCGGATTCTGCATGCCTCACCGGTCAAGTCCCAGGATGAGATCGGAACGGCTTACCAGGCCATGATCCAAATGTCGGGTGACTTGAATGCAAGAGTGAAGGGAATGGTGTCCCATGTGTCCGCCGCTTCGGATTATCTTTATAGCACCTCAGAGACATTCACCAGGAATGCCGATGATGTCCTGCAGATTAGCGAGACAGTAAACGGCAAAATTGCAGATATCTACGCCGGTGCGAGTACGCAGACAGAGGGCGCTCAGAGTAGCGCCATAGCCATGGAGGAAATGGCACAGGGCATTTCACGGATTTCGGCCTCCTCCGCTTTTGTCTCCGAATCCTCGGTGAATGCACTGGATTTAGTGAACTCCTCACAAGCAGCCATGACTGAAATGAACAGGCAGATGAAATCCATCGCCGAATCTACAGGTCAGACCCTGGATATCACTGTCCTGCTGCAAGGTTATGCGGCGGAAATCGAAGGGGCACTGGCTGCGATCAGGCAATTTGCCGATCAGACCAAGCTTCTGGCACTGAATGCATCCATTGAAGCTGCACGGGCGGGCGAACACGGACGGGGTTTTACCGTTGTTGCCGGTGAGGTGCGCAAGCTGGCAGAAGGTTCGGCTGCTTCGGTGGAGCGCGTCGCGGATCTGCTAATACATATAGGCACAGCCTCGTCAAATATCGGGTCGCAGATGTCAGACGCCTCCAGGGAAGTGGCAGAAGGGGTGCGGATGTCCTCCGCGGCAGAGGAAGCGCTGCTTCATGTCTCCAATGCTTTTCGTGAGGTAGCTGAACAGATCATGGAAGTATCCGCAACAGCAGAACAGCTGTCCGCAGGTTCGGAAGAAGTAGCGGCAACTGTGGGCAGCATGGCTACTATTGCCGGAGATGTATCGGAACAGACGCGCCAGATCCGTGAACTGACTGATCTTCAACTGGAGAAAGTCAAAGAGGTCTATGAGGCTTCGATGGTCATCAGTGCGAATACGGGCGATATGCGGGAAGCTATCCGGCAGGTGAAGGTCTAG
- a CDS encoding alpha-mannosidase translates to MFWTEEKLAARIAELAEYRYRETFQLEDWLAAEDKDGVNGMYPPVLADGKTMRLGAYWSGRDVYLWLHKSVKIPAEWQGRRIAGRFDFGRTGGGNNSGFEALLFVDGQPYQGVDSNHQEVFLETDAAGRTLDFTFRLWSGLEGGGKPVLQEHRIKQAELAYLDEAADNLYYTGRAALGVCKQLTESQPEKQELLMALGRAFNLLDWSKPGSEVFYSSVTDADDLLAAQLAGMRREHPVTVTAIGHTHIDVAWLWRLTHTREKAARSFSTVLRLMKQFPEYIFLQTQPQLYEYIKRDYPELYTQIAERVEEGRWEAGGAMWLEADCNLTSGESLVRQILYGTKFFREEFGAECKYLWLPDVFGYSWALPQILRKSGIDTFMTTKISWNQYNRMPHDTFTWRGIDGSEVLTHFITTPEGPDSSAWYYTYNGLIEPFSVQGIWDQYRDKNLNRELLLSYGYGDGGGGVNREMLEMRRRLERLPGIPTLKTGRADEYFERLNETVKNTDQYVHTWDGELYLEYHRGTYTSQAYNKRMNRKLELLYREAEWLQVMLAAESGSFQHYPAEELLEGWKIILRNQFHDIIPGSSIREVYEDSRLEYMEAEKIGTQAADDAAAALISSSGTARETDYTVFNGAFFNRAGLLTLTCTDPQDREWRAADGHVLRSQRQNCEWLIEIPALPMMGTAVITSVAAASVETETPFTWENSRLTTPFYLLEWNSSGQLERIYDRAASREVLAAGECGNVLQVFEDKPKMYDAWDIDLYYQEKQREITDLLAIELTENGPLAAVLQLKWKYLDSCIIQKVKVYAVSRRIDFETTVDWHEQHQLLKVAFPVAVRATEATYDIQFGNVKRPTHWNTSWDYARFESVGHQWADLSERGYGVSLLNDCKYGYDIKDHVMRLSLIKSATEPDWQADQGEHQFTYALLPHIGDWAAGQTAQEAWALNNPLRAVQGAYSAGAGKSLIRTDAPGIAIDAVKLAEQGDGFIVRLHEYTGSRSTVLLGSDYAVHSWQPCDLMERPLEEAVVGRELTHEFKPYEISTFLVKLIE, encoded by the coding sequence ATGTTCTGGACAGAAGAAAAACTGGCTGCACGCATTGCAGAACTAGCGGAGTACCGGTACCGCGAAACTTTCCAGTTGGAGGACTGGCTGGCCGCTGAGGATAAGGATGGGGTTAACGGCATGTATCCGCCGGTGTTGGCAGACGGGAAGACGATGCGGCTTGGAGCGTATTGGAGCGGGCGGGATGTATATCTGTGGCTGCATAAGTCAGTAAAGATCCCAGCAGAATGGCAGGGCAGACGTATTGCCGGGCGGTTTGACTTCGGCAGAACCGGAGGCGGCAACAACAGCGGCTTCGAAGCCCTGCTGTTTGTGGACGGTCAGCCTTACCAGGGGGTGGATTCCAATCACCAGGAGGTTTTTCTTGAGACAGATGCCGCCGGACGTACGCTCGATTTCACCTTCCGGCTGTGGTCCGGGCTTGAAGGCGGGGGAAAGCCGGTTCTCCAGGAACACCGGATTAAGCAGGCAGAGCTGGCTTATCTGGATGAAGCAGCAGACAATTTATATTATACAGGCCGGGCCGCGCTTGGGGTCTGTAAGCAGCTTACAGAGAGCCAGCCGGAGAAGCAGGAGCTGCTGATGGCACTGGGCCGTGCATTTAACCTGCTGGATTGGTCGAAGCCCGGCAGTGAAGTCTTTTATTCCTCTGTTACCGATGCAGATGACCTGCTGGCGGCACAGCTGGCTGGAATGAGGCGGGAGCATCCGGTTACGGTAACGGCTATCGGACATACCCATATTGATGTCGCTTGGCTGTGGCGGCTGACGCATACACGGGAAAAAGCAGCCCGCTCGTTCTCCACCGTGCTTCGGCTGATGAAGCAGTTTCCGGAATATATTTTTCTGCAGACCCAGCCGCAGCTGTATGAATACATTAAACGTGATTATCCCGAATTGTATACACAGATCGCCGAACGGGTGGAAGAAGGACGCTGGGAAGCCGGGGGCGCGATGTGGCTGGAGGCTGACTGCAATCTGACCAGCGGGGAATCACTTGTACGCCAGATTCTGTACGGAACGAAGTTCTTCCGGGAAGAGTTCGGAGCCGAATGCAAGTACCTCTGGCTGCCGGATGTTTTTGGCTACAGCTGGGCACTGCCGCAGATCCTGCGCAAATCCGGCATTGATACCTTCATGACGACAAAGATCAGCTGGAATCAGTATAACCGCATGCCGCACGATACCTTCACTTGGAGAGGGATTGACGGCAGTGAAGTGCTGACCCATTTCATTACCACGCCTGAAGGGCCGGATTCCAGTGCCTGGTATTATACCTACAACGGCTTGATTGAGCCATTTTCTGTACAGGGAATCTGGGATCAGTACAGGGATAAGAACCTGAACCGCGAGCTGCTGCTGTCCTACGGGTACGGTGACGGCGGCGGAGGTGTGAACCGTGAAATGCTGGAAATGCGCCGCCGGCTGGAACGTCTCCCCGGCATCCCTACGCTTAAGACCGGCCGGGCTGATGAGTATTTCGAACGTCTAAATGAAACGGTGAAGAACACTGACCAGTATGTCCACACCTGGGATGGTGAGCTTTATCTGGAATACCACAGAGGCACATATACCAGCCAGGCATACAACAAACGGATGAACCGCAAGCTGGAGCTGCTCTACCGTGAAGCGGAATGGCTGCAGGTTATGCTGGCCGCCGAATCAGGCAGCTTCCAGCATTATCCGGCAGAGGAGCTGCTTGAGGGCTGGAAAATTATCCTGCGTAACCAGTTCCATGATATTATACCCGGCTCCTCGATCCGGGAGGTATATGAGGATTCAAGGCTGGAATATATGGAAGCCGAGAAGATAGGGACACAAGCTGCAGATGACGCCGCGGCTGCGCTCATCTCCTCATCAGGAACAGCACGGGAAACAGACTACACTGTTTTCAATGGAGCTTTCTTTAACAGGGCAGGCCTGCTCACCCTGACTTGCACAGATCCTCAGGACAGAGAGTGGAGAGCTGCGGATGGGCATGTACTGCGCTCCCAGCGCCAGAACTGTGAATGGCTGATTGAAATACCCGCGCTCCCAATGATGGGAACGGCAGTAATTACGTCCGTAGCGGCTGCCTCCGTAGAGACGGAAACTCCATTTACATGGGAGAATTCACGGCTGACGACGCCTTTCTACCTTCTGGAATGGAATTCATCGGGGCAGCTGGAACGGATTTACGACCGTGCAGCCAGCCGGGAGGTGTTAGCGGCGGGTGAATGCGGCAATGTGCTGCAGGTGTTCGAGGACAAACCCAAAATGTACGATGCCTGGGATATTGATCTGTATTATCAGGAGAAACAGCGGGAAATCACAGATTTGCTGGCTATAGAATTGACCGAAAACGGACCGCTCGCTGCGGTTCTGCAGTTGAAGTGGAAATACTTGGATTCCTGTATTATTCAAAAAGTAAAAGTGTATGCAGTTAGCCGCCGTATTGATTTCGAGACGACGGTCGACTGGCATGAACAGCATCAGCTGCTGAAAGTAGCCTTTCCGGTTGCTGTGCGGGCGACGGAAGCCACGTACGATATTCAGTTCGGCAATGTGAAACGCCCGACCCACTGGAATACAAGCTGGGATTATGCCCGCTTCGAAAGTGTAGGCCATCAATGGGCTGATTTATCCGAACGGGGCTATGGGGTGAGCCTGCTGAACGACTGCAAATACGGCTACGACATCAAGGATCATGTAATGAGGCTGTCGCTGATCAAATCTGCTACCGAGCCGGACTGGCAGGCGGATCAAGGCGAGCACCAATTCACCTATGCGCTGCTGCCGCATATAGGAGACTGGGCCGCAGGCCAGACGGCCCAGGAGGCGTGGGCACTGAATAATCCGCTTAGAGCGGTACAAGGAGCATACTCCGCAGGAGCCGGCAAATCACTGATCCGAACGGATGCCCCTGGTATCGCGATTGACGCCGTTAAGCTGGCTGAACAGGGGGACGGCTTTATCGTCCGGCTGCATGAATATACGGGCAGCCGCAGCACTGTGTTGTTGGGAAGTGATTATGCTGTGCATTCCTGGCAGCCCTGCGACTTAATGGAACGTCCGCTGGAAGAAGCGGTAGTCGGCCGGGAATTGACCCATGAATTTAAGCCTTATGAAATCAGCACCTTCCTGGTGAAGCTGATAGAATAA
- a CDS encoding ROK family protein, whose product MITHSTPSIKKQVYDRISYLGTVSKADLLQHFALASSSMTRLLEEMTSQGLIIASGLGSSTGGRKPVLFQTRPKYRYLLGLEISRIYSKLGLYDLHLNTLSVIRWEMDAQMTPEHLADYVEAAAADFLAKEGISADQVLGIGIGAVGPLDRKQGVILEPEFFPSPHWKNVPICDMLTARLGIPAKLDNGANTALIGEHWALRNDNIEHALYVHAGINIRSAMMSGGKLIRGAVDTEGAVGQMIIQTGGPRLRGKGNYGALEAFVSVPSLVDRVRAQLKAGRSSLLSPFSPDRVNFATLVDALSRGDLLVKEQFTETARYLGIGLANLINTFHPEYVILGGPLVSADPLVFNIALETAKSNIYHYPEYSPVFSHGMLTDEAVATGAAIMVLHEWEGNE is encoded by the coding sequence ATGATTACTCATTCCACGCCTTCAATAAAAAAACAGGTATACGACCGGATTTCCTATCTCGGGACTGTTTCCAAAGCCGATCTGCTGCAACATTTTGCATTGGCCAGCAGCAGCATGACACGCTTACTTGAAGAGATGACTTCTCAAGGCCTGATTATCGCTTCCGGACTCGGCAGCTCAACCGGAGGAAGAAAGCCAGTGTTGTTCCAGACGCGCCCGAAATACCGCTATCTGCTGGGACTAGAAATATCACGCATTTATTCTAAGCTCGGCCTCTATGATTTGCATCTTAATACATTATCTGTGATCCGCTGGGAAATGGACGCACAGATGACACCTGAGCATCTGGCTGATTATGTTGAAGCTGCTGCCGCTGACTTTCTTGCGAAGGAAGGGATCTCCGCGGATCAAGTCCTCGGTATAGGGATAGGTGCGGTTGGTCCTCTGGACCGCAAGCAAGGGGTCATCCTTGAACCAGAGTTTTTCCCTTCTCCTCATTGGAAGAACGTTCCGATCTGCGACATGCTTACGGCAAGGCTGGGCATTCCGGCCAAACTTGATAACGGCGCAAATACCGCACTCATCGGTGAACATTGGGCGCTCCGGAATGATAATATTGAGCATGCCCTTTATGTACATGCAGGGATCAATATCCGCTCAGCTATGATGTCCGGCGGCAAGCTTATCCGGGGTGCGGTGGATACGGAAGGGGCGGTCGGCCAGATGATCATCCAGACCGGCGGGCCAAGACTCCGGGGTAAAGGGAACTATGGAGCGCTGGAAGCTTTTGTGTCCGTGCCATCCCTGGTGGATCGTGTTCGTGCCCAGCTTAAGGCCGGGCGCAGCAGCCTGCTGTCTCCCTTTTCACCTGACCGTGTTAATTTTGCAACTCTGGTTGACGCCCTTTCGCGCGGTGATCTTCTCGTTAAAGAGCAATTTACTGAAACGGCCCGCTATCTGGGGATTGGACTAGCCAATTTGATCAATACCTTCCATCCTGAATACGTAATTCTGGGCGGTCCGCTCGTGAGCGCTGATCCCCTGGTCTTCAATATTGCACTGGAGACTGCGAAATCAAATATCTACCATTACCCGGAATATAGCCCGGTCTTCTCGCATGGAATGCTTACGGATGAGGCCGTAGCTACTGGCGCAGCCATCATGGTGCTGCATGAATGGGAAGGGAACGAATAG
- a CDS encoding YdeI/OmpD-associated family protein: MTNGTKNPKVEFFFRKADKWSEEFAKLRLIMLECQLTEELKWGVPCYTFQNGNILLIHGFKEYCAVLFVKGALLRDVHGILTQQTKNVQASRQLRFTSITEITELEPLLKDYIYEAIEVETAGLKVEFKSTESDIPEELQSRFAELPGLKAAFEALTPGRQRAYILYFSAPKQSKTRAARVEKYTHHILDGKGLND, from the coding sequence ATGACAAATGGTACCAAGAATCCTAAAGTTGAGTTTTTTTTCAGAAAAGCCGATAAGTGGAGTGAAGAATTTGCGAAGCTGAGATTGATTATGCTTGAGTGTCAGCTGACCGAAGAACTGAAGTGGGGTGTACCTTGCTACACCTTTCAGAATGGAAACATTCTGTTAATTCATGGATTTAAGGAATATTGTGCGGTTCTATTTGTTAAAGGGGCTTTGCTGCGCGATGTCCACGGGATTCTAACTCAGCAAACGAAGAATGTACAGGCATCTCGTCAGCTCCGGTTCACGAGTATTACAGAAATAACGGAGCTGGAGCCCCTGTTGAAAGACTATATTTATGAAGCAATAGAAGTGGAAACAGCCGGCCTGAAAGTAGAGTTTAAGAGTACAGAATCCGACATCCCTGAAGAACTTCAGTCTAGGTTTGCTGAACTCCCTGGCTTGAAGGCTGCTTTTGAAGCATTAACACCCGGCCGGCAACGGGCATATATTCTTTATTTCTCAGCCCCTAAGCAATCGAAAACGCGGGCAGCACGAGTCGAAAAATATACACACCATATTCTGGACGGCAAAGGTTTAAACGATTAA